The following proteins come from a genomic window of Macaca thibetana thibetana isolate TM-01 chromosome 15, ASM2454274v1, whole genome shotgun sequence:
- the LOC126938006 gene encoding phosducin-like protein 3: protein MQDPNADTEWNDILRKKGILPPKERLKELEEESDEEQHILQQSVVKTYEDMTLEELEDHEDEFNEEDERAIEMYRRQRLAEWKATKLKNKFGEVLEISGKDYVQEVTKAGEGLWVVLHLYKQGIPLCALINQHLSGLARKFPDVKFIKAISTTCIPNYPDRNLPTIFVYLEGDIKAQFIGPLVFGGMNLTRDELEWKLSESGAIMTDLEENPKKPIEDVLLSSVWRSVFMRRGSSSEGD, encoded by the coding sequence ATGCAGGACCCCAACGCAGACACTGAGTGGAATGACATCTTACGCAAAAAGGGTATCTTACCCCCGAAGGAAAGGCTGAAAGAACTGGAAGAGGAGTCAGATGAGGAGCAGCACATCCTCCAGCAGTCAGTGGTGAAAACATATGAAGATATGACTTTGGAAGAGCTGGAGGATCATGAAGATGAGTTTAATGAGGAGGATGAACGTGCTATTGAAATGTACAGACGGCAGAGACTGGCTGAGTGGAAAGCAACTAAACTGAAGAATAAATTTGGAGAAGTTTTAGAGATCTCAGGGAAGGATTATGTTCAAGAAGTTACCAAAGCTGGCGAGGGCTTGTGGGTCGTCTTGCACCTTTACAAACAAGGAATTCCCCTGTGTGCCCTGATAAATCAGCACCTCAGTGGACTTGCCAGGAAGTTTCCTGATGTCAAATTTATCAAAGCCATTTCAACAACCTGCATACCCAATTATCCGGATAGGAATCTGCCCACGATATTTGTTTACCTGGAAGGAGATATCAAGGCTCAGTTTATTGGTCCTCTGGTGTTTGGCGGCATGAACCTGACAAGAGATGAATTGGAATGGAAACTGTCTGAATCTGGAGCAATTATGACGGACCTGGAGGAAAACCCCAAGAAGCCGATTGAAGACGTGTTGCTGTCCTCGGTGTGGCGCTCTGTCTTCATGAGGAGGGGCAGCAGTTCCGAGGGTGACTGA